GAATGGATGGCTGCTTCAGAATTCATGAAGTGGCTGAAATACGGTCAGTCCATTATCCTCCGTTGAACCTCTTTGTCATATCACTGACTAGGAGAAAAAATAAATCAATTAGAGGCGTCGCGTACTACCATCCAAGATCGCTCGACAGACGATTATCCCTATGCAGTGCACGATCTCAAATACGTTTGGGCATTTATGGAGAATGGATTCATCAGACCTCCCTTCCGCCGCCATTTCCCCGAGTTGAtagaaagggaaagaccACCTCAAGATCTCTTACCGGAAGAGTTTATATCGAGACTAGGTGTAAAGCCGGAGAAAAGGCTGTTATCAGAGGTCTTGCAAGAGACGTTGACATGCTTAAAGAAACCACCAGGATCGGGATCTGGATGTGAATCTCAAGTCATGACATCCCAAAGTGATCGGCAGTCTGCAAGTCAGTCCATATCAATGTCCTTGACAGCCGCTGAGGACGACTCTTTGTTCCATGATGAGTCTGGTGTTGCCAACTTGTCGTTATCTTCGTCCGTCGATACCGTCGCGGCGCCCAAAGACGATCTTGCACACcgagaaggggaagaaggagagaaaacaGTTGCGAGGACACTAGAGGAAGAGCCATGGGTATGGGCGAATACGGTAGTGGAGAAATGCGAAGAGTTGGTAAAGAATGCAGCGGGCAAAGAGAGTCGAGATGTGGAACGTCCAGATCGGGGTGTGAAAGAGTGGGCAGGGATGAAGGATGTAAGAGTTGTAGGGGGCGGTGGGACGTGGATGGCGTTATTATCGGCAAACTCAAATGATAATGAGCAAAGTAGGTCTGGCGACATATTTGTTGTTGCCTttgaaaaaagggaaaaaaaaagagaagaaaaaatgtGATGCTGACAGATAAATATAGTGTGGATCATTTACGATCACCCGGAAGAACCTGCACGTATTACCGCTTGTCAACTCCACTCTGAGGAAGAATCTGCGACATGCCTCGCAATACAGTTCtttgacgacgaagaaTTGGTGCTGTTACTGGAAGAAACCGAATCTGGGCAAAGGTACCTGGTGACAGTGAGGTATGCAGATCTCCTAGAGGATATGAGCATCGTGCCCGAGGATATGGGTATGTGGGACGTTTCTATGTTGGTGGAAATGGGTAAGAGGGAAGTAACAGTAAGTACCGAACTTGCCCGTACACCATATCCTCAGATGATTGTTGACAAGTATGGTAGGAACTTCCCGCTATTCCTATCGCTCGATGCAGACCACTGGCCACTCGGCATCCTCAGACTGTCTCCGTTGCTCTAAATGGACGTAAAGGGCGACGATTAGGCTGTATATTAGTAGAGACTGAGGACGACAGACAAATCGAGGTGTTGGATCTTGATgcggatgaggatgaagaggaggagggtgaggaaccggaggaggaagatggtaTAGAGTATGGGGGACAGCACTGGGACGGGGATGTGGTGTGATTTGTAGTTTACATGAGCATGGTCGTTTAGTCCGCATTCAAATATTATAGCATTAGGCATAGGACTTTTCTATACTCAAGCTTCGGCTTCTGACCCTCCGTAATCATCGTCCGGATCAGGAATGGTATATATTGGCTCCTTGAACGAgccatcttcccctttgAAGCTATACATTGCGTGGTTAGCACCGACGGCAATGAGAAATGGCAGCTCCACCCACCTAACCAAGATCGCCTTCCACCTCGGCCACCCAAGCTGCTTGATATCCCTCCCCGCTATTCCAGGATCATTCTCCAGACATCTCAATGTCTTTTGTTCCCCAGCAGCACCGGCAGCGGCCGcatcgccttcttcgccggCAGAGCTGGAGTTGGTAAATTCCCAGAACTGGATATCGTTCGGCGATGCTGGCAGGGATATGGGGAGCGTTTGGGCGAGGGGCTGGAGGgcggggagaagggaggatTTGAGAGATGTGAATGTTCTATGTGCAGCGATGGTTAGCTGCAAGATCCCAACAGAAGAAGTACGGACGTGGTGTTcgggagagagaggaggacggCTGAGCGGTAGAAGTGGAATGTGACGTGGTGGATGCTGGCTTCCTTGGGCGGCTGTAGGGGTGTCAGCGTGGGCTATGCTTTCCGTGGAGGATACTCGCCATGGTCTATAGAGTATAGCGAGAAATTGTGGATTGACGACGGAGATGTGGATGGCGGCAGAGATGCAACTTGACTTTTGACTTTTGtgccatctctttccacGAACACATCAACTCGCAGCACATACCGAAGACAGCCCCGATGGCACACAAGTAGCCCCAACAGCCACAGCCAGAGCCATGCAGCCCCCCGCCAGCCCAGCGCGATCCCCCTTCCCGACACACCTTTCCGACGTGGCCATCTGGGGTTCCTCCAACGACCGTGGCCCGTCCACAGACTCGTCAGAACTCGCTCGCACCGACTCTTTCGTCAGACGGCGCCATACACCTCTCGGATCAGGGACCAGCTTGGGAGAAGCTGCAGGCAGATCAACTCCATCGTTGCTCAGCGACAGCGCCACCGTCCCGGGGCCGAGCCGTCGTCGTCCTTCACGAACTCTGTCCTCCACACCGTCTAACGAGCACCCGTTGTCCTATGCATCTTCACCACCACATCACCCACAGACACTAGCCGATACTCGCCCAGCGTTGCAGCGAGCAACATCTGCGACAGAGCGGCAGGTTGCGGAGAGCAGCAGAAGCGGGAGCGAGTGGGGGAGTACCAGGGGCAGCTTGGATgtgttgaggatgagcaGTATGGATGAGAGTAGCGGTGAAGTCGAGGTATTGATACATACTGCAAGTCgccttgtcctcttcctctggtATTGCATCTAATATATCACAGGTCAAGCCACACGAGTCGCTCGCTGGTATAGCCCTTCTCTACGGCGTCGATGTAAGGCGACTCCCGGTGTCCCTTTGTACTTGCTGACGGTCTCTCCCTTGTACAGCTGGCGACGCTTCGCAAAGTAAATAAACTCTGGGCCTCTGACCCGATCCACATCCGAACACACCTCTACGTCCCACTAGACGCTTGCAGATGGAACAAGGCGAGCGAAACATTGGTCAGAGGACCCGGCGAAGGACAGGTCACTCTCATGCCAAAGAATGTTAGAgacaagggcaagggcaaagagACGGACGAGTTTCTTGCAGCAGGTGGTGGTGAACAAAGAGACGACTTATGGTTCTCTCAGGGTGTCAATGGAGACAGTCCTCACTCGTTTCTGCCATGTACCAATATCGCATATGACCACCCTACTCTGCCGACCATCCCACCACCAATACCACATCCCAACGACCCCACACTTGATCCTCCTATCAACTCCACCCCGGAACCGACACCTCGGGTACTCGATGTCGTCCGTATACCCTCTTCTCAACTCCGTTTCTTCCCTCGCGCCAGACCTTCTGAACCTTCATCCCGTGCTTCAACCGAACAAGACCGTCCTTCACCCCCAGGCGGGAACACGCACCCAGACGAtaatgatgaggatggcaaTGATCTCTCAAACGCTCTACGTCGAGCATCCATCACGCTCAACGCCAATCGATCCGACGGGAACGGACCGTCCATTGTACCCAATCTGTTTACCCTCCCCGAACCACTTCGCCCCCCACCTTCCAACTTTTCCTTACCGCCTGCTAAACCATCACACACTCGCAGTAAATCTACCACTGTCGTACGTCTACGACCCCCTCAACCTGCTCCAATCCAAACTGGGAATAACAGCAGTCTCGCAAACAGACTTTCATCATTCTTCACCGTCCCTCCGCCGCCTACTAATATGTCTCCCATCTCAGGCCCTTCAAGTGCTGGGGCTGGCGTTGGCGTTGGCGTCGGCGCTGGTTCTGCTTCTGGACGTTTACCACAAGGTAAATCGAGGAGGTCGTTGGAATCGACAGGATCACATAGGACAGCAACTCCGAAAAGCGCGACGTCGGTTACAAGAAGAGGTTCGGGTATCGACCCGGGCACGTCCACGGGCAAGGCCGGCCGCGAAcagagggaggagatggagctTGTCACGAGGGTGAGGGAAGGCGTAGGTTcagggatggggatggggagtCTAGGGGAAAGGGTAGGGAATGGGTTCGGAGCTAGAAAATATGTTgtcaaagggaagaagagtcagAAGAATgattgaagaaaaggggtTGCCTTTGTTTTAATTTTATTATTTGGAGTTACTTTTCGGGTGTATTTCTAGCTTGCAGTTTCATCTTGTtgataaaaaaaagactTTCCAGTTTCTTTCACCATTTGTAGAAATCAATTATAAAAGTAAATTAGGCATTTCTGGGTTTAAACGCTCTTATCGCACAACATGCATGTCTGTCTATACATGATCTCCAGTCGGATTACTTTCTGGATAGGGGCGGGTATATAAAAAGTGCTGGGTATAATTTTTTCTTGCTGTGAATGCTACAGGGAGCTTGGGCTTTCGAATAATCATGATGTCGAAGGACCGGAAACTGAAGGAGCATGGACATCTGCAACGTCTTTGACCTTTGAGCCTACAGCATTGGCGGTCTGGTTTGTGAAGCATTGTCAATCGTTTGAATAACACGACGAGGGTAAAGgatggggggggggggagaCAAGAACAACGTACTCTGGCAAACCCGGCCAAGTGAACGTCCACCGCATCCGTCTTGATCTTgatttccttctttgctcGAATATACGCATCCCGATCTTTGGTCAGTTGTGCTACCTGAGCTTCCCTCCTGCAAATAAGAATAAAAATTAGGAACAGGTCAAGAttgaagagagatgagatcaTGACCGAGACGTACTTGAGAATCTCTTCGAGCTCATGTTCTAATCGCAAAATGGTGAGAGCGTGTTCGTAACCCTCGTCATCTTTCGGTGCTATATAAGAAAGACTATGAGCCACCGAGAGGAGTACATAAAcgaaagaaaggaaaaaaaaaggtgaaCTTACGCAACGTATTCAAAACACTTTGGTCCACACTCGCAAGAAACGTTTCCACATCAGGCAAATCTATTGGCTCGCGTGATGATCTAGGGGAAACACCATCCGATCagccttctcttttctacCAATCCAAAGCACAAAAATTTCCAACTGACTCATAATTCATACACCGCTC
This Cryptococcus neoformans var. neoformans JEC21 chromosome 9 sequence DNA region includes the following protein-coding sequences:
- a CDS encoding expressed protein gives rise to the protein MAIPHTIQEQHPADPLLLLPIPEKLPPLPLPALPSLISAFEPYIDPSKASSSSENEAIALPVLVSSMRQITRNAQVLLNAARLGAAEAREELDGVDVRLREVEYERNRIREETERCMNYESSREPIDLPDVETFLASVDQSVLNTLPPKDDEGYEHALTILRLEHELEEILKREAQVAQLTKDRDAYIRAKKEIKIKTDAVDVHLAGFARTANAVGSKVKDVADVHAPSVSGPSTS
- a CDS encoding expressed protein, coding for MIFPQSQSFTHLSTFPLPSKHYLHPKACNPAMDLIVLLSSYPAPTTAPAPTPMQLHMMRMRGLGGNLKDEGKTKVSLWRTGGDKVWEIDVGGRVTGMAWMEDGLHLSLLVINSSKKTTETLSVHSGEVARSVPLELDVPDLQDGQWLDMEYRDSGLRWEKPLNGSAPMIIDSLPRVTPVEPPKPVNVLPFMRPKEQVAPKPTLHPRLISFPALLPANPPTPPTVLHIQPGHASSISLLTGTFQLPSIPSAELLSLAQVSDRITGLLDIVLRGLESAEAAFRDGEKQTMIHREDLETCAKQQGTSIPDVYADLFRFLMTGRTGVAVSEWLGSRMTPRTIAKWESTMDSSYRTIQKLISESITPALERILLLLEEIKGWSLTRRYIENLNLGSSSAIQRCMDLVSGLGKLVEGMRVRAKHEWMAASEFMKWLKYEASRTTIQDRSTDDYPYAVHDLKYVWAFMENGFIRPPFRRHFPELIERERPPQDLLPEEFISRLGVKPEKRLLSEVLQETLTCLKKPPGSGSGCESQVMTSQSDRQSASQSISMSLTAAEDDSLFHDESGVANLSLSSSVDTVAAPKDDLAHREGEEGEKTVARTLEEEPWVWANTVVEKCEELVKNAAGKESRDVERPDRGVKEWAGMKDVRVVGGGGTWMALLSANSNDNEQMWIIYDHPEEPARITACQLHSEEESATCLAIQFFDDEELVLLLEETESGQRYLVTVRYADLLEDMSIVPEDMGMWDVSMLVEMGKREVTELPAIPIARCRPLATRHPQTVSVALNGRKGRRLGCILVETEDDRQIEVLDLDADEDEEEEGEEPEEEDGIEYGGQHWDGDVV
- a CDS encoding expressed protein, which encodes MPPKEASIHHVTFHFYRSAVLLSLPNTTTFTSLKSSLLPALQPLAQTLPISLPASPNDIQFWEFTNSSSAGEEGDAAAAGAAGEQKTLRCLENDPGIAGRDIKQLGWPRWKAILVSFKGEDGSFKEPIYTIPDPDDDYGGSEAEA